From one Rhopalosiphum padi isolate XX-2018 chromosome 2, ASM2088224v1, whole genome shotgun sequence genomic stretch:
- the LOC132921975 gene encoding uncharacterized protein LOC132921975 — protein MPASSSGGDDNRPHALNNSVGKIKKAPNASRPHNTDQEWTTKTSKKASQSKKVSTPTSPISPTLQQIKNNPPVLNMPNNTFDYDISLSHSTNDTASNNMNIDIDLSHSTTDHANVPVSANTTYTADISNTNINYDSNDIQSLRNSEQLNKFFSADYNGPFTTIAEHSDINLKIDHWHPLKYAKIFSTNFIGINNIKPIGHKKIKITFNTKVSANNFLTSPLLANIGFTAYIPSTLIYSFGIIRVDSSLTEEDFWEGLDNTVRAIAFKRISIKKDNVLTPTRVVEIKFLSPKIPDAVSIYNVIFKISPSVRSPIQCNNCLRFGHTAKFCRSKSKCSHCGLNDHSLTTCPSINATDPVCIFCKLPHLSTDRNCQEWSFQRDVKKIMATENLPFREAVSLKKNNYSSSAFSYSNIVNKQSVLNPSHQVPDTSTNSFPPLTSQSHYHHTPHRKYNNHSSHSKQKQFHVPNQSNFSLPNGHFIDYASKNRSQDPKPPQFDLTWVNAFCIKLSESLSNSPSLSPLSPSSLQNLIESSLMSCLSIPKISVISSNGQYSTMECS, from the coding sequence ATGCCGGCGTCGTCTTCGGGCGGCGACGACAATCGTCCGCACGCTCTTAACAATTCAgtcggtaaaataaaaaaagcaccAAATGCTTCCAGACCACACAACACGGATCAGGAATGGACCACCAAGACAAGTAAAAAAGCATCTCAATCTAAGAAGGTATCAACTCCAACTAGCCCTATATCTCCCACTCTACAgcagattaaaaataatccacCAGTATTAAATATGCCCAACAATACATTCGATTACGACATTTCGTTATCTCATTCTACTAATGACACGGCctctaataatatgaatatagatatagatttatCGCATTCTACAACCGATCACGCTAATGTTCCCGTTTCCGCAAATACAACATACACCGCTGATATTTCaaacactaatataaattacgatTCCAACGATATACAGTCCTTACGTAATTCCGaacaacttaataaatttttctCCGCGGATTATAACGGTCCGTTCACTACCATTGCGGAACATTCAGATATCAACCTAAAAATTGATCACTGGCACccgttaaaatatgcaaaaattttTTCCACCAATTTCATTGGCATCAACAACATCAAACCAATtggtcataaaaaaatcaaaatcacctTCAATACTAAAGTTTCAGCCAACAACTTTCTCACCTCCCCTCTACTCGCAAACATTGGATTTACAGCATATATTCCATCTACGCTTATCTACTCTTTCGGAATTATCAGAGTCGATAGTTCCCTAACCGAAGAAGATTTCTGGGAAGGACTTGATAACACAGTCCGCGCTATTGCCTTCAAACGCATTTCAATCAAAAAGGATAATGTCCTAACGCCTACTCGTGTCgtggaaataaaatttttatcccCCAAAATCCCAGATGCCGTATCAATTTACAacgtcattttcaaaatttctcCTAGCGTCCGTTCTCCCATACAGTGCAATAACTGTTTGCGATTTGGCCACACGGCTAAATTCTGTCGCAGTAAATCCAAATGCAGCCACTGTGGCTTAAATGACCATTCATTAACTACTTGCCCTTCAATCAACGCAACAGATCCAGTTTGCATCTTCTGTAAACTCCCCCACCTCTCCACTGACCGGAATTGCCAAGAGTGGTCATTCCAAAGGGATGTTAAGAAAATTATGGCTACGGAAAACTTACCCTTCCGCGAAGCAGTCTCtctcaagaaaaataattactccTCAAGTGCATTTAgctattcaaatattgttaataaacagTCTGTGTTAAATCCTTCTCATCAAGTTCCGGATACCTCCACTAACTCTTTCCCCCCGTTAACCTCTCAATCACATTACCACCATACACCTCATAGGAAGTATAACAATCATTCTTCTCActctaaacaaaaacaatttcacGTTCCCAACCAATCTAATTTTTCCCTACCAAATGGGCACTTCATAGATTATGCTAGTAAAAATCGGTCCCAGGATCCCAAACCTCCTCAATTTGATCTAACCTGGGTCAATGCCTTCTGCATCAAACTCTCCGAATCCTTATCCAACTCCCCTAGCCTCTCTCCCTTATCTCCCTCTTCCCTTCAAAACTTAATTGAATCATCCCTTATGTCTTGTCTCTCAATTCCAAAAATCTCCGTTATTTCTTCTAATGGTCAATATTCTACAATGGAATGTTCGTAG